One Saccharopolyspora erythraea NRRL 2338 genomic region harbors:
- the grpE gene encoding nucleotide exchange factor GrpE: protein MSRNEGEQEPVVVRDRRRIDPETGQRRTPAPAESEPKIAESISGTLDDEIAEAEAEAAVGEAPSSGLQQQVDELTADLKRVTAEYANYRKRVERDREAVIEAAKASVAGDLLTVLDDVERAESHGDLNGAFKAVADKLIGSLNGAGLAPFGQEGDEFDPSVHEAVQHSTSPEVSGPTVTAVLRRGYRFGDRVLRPAMVAVTDHEPGEQPAESAAGEQAQAGEKSADQG, encoded by the coding sequence ATGTCGCGGAACGAGGGTGAGCAGGAGCCGGTAGTGGTCAGGGATCGGCGCCGGATCGACCCGGAGACCGGCCAGCGCCGGACTCCGGCACCGGCGGAGAGCGAGCCGAAGATCGCCGAAAGCATCTCCGGGACGCTCGACGACGAAATCGCCGAAGCCGAGGCCGAAGCCGCGGTGGGAGAGGCCCCGTCGTCCGGGCTGCAGCAGCAGGTCGACGAGCTGACCGCCGACCTCAAGCGGGTCACCGCCGAGTACGCGAACTACCGCAAGCGGGTGGAACGCGACCGCGAGGCCGTGATCGAGGCCGCGAAGGCGTCGGTCGCGGGTGACCTGCTCACGGTGCTCGACGACGTCGAGCGCGCCGAGTCCCACGGCGACCTCAACGGAGCTTTCAAGGCCGTTGCCGACAAGCTCATCGGGTCGCTGAACGGGGCGGGGCTGGCGCCCTTCGGTCAGGAGGGCGACGAGTTCGACCCGTCGGTGCACGAGGCGGTGCAGCACAGCACGTCGCCGGAGGTCTCCGGGCCGACGGTGACCGCGGTGCTGCGGCGCGGCTACCGGTTCGGCGACCGGGTGCTGCGGCCCGCGATGGTCGCGGTCACCGACCACGAGCCGGGCGAGCAGCCCGCGGAGTCGGCGGCGGGTGAGCAGGCGCAGGCCGGTGAGAAGTCGGCAGACCAGGGTTGA